One genomic window of Polyangium spumosum includes the following:
- a CDS encoding VanW family protein: MQKSTLLLVLGISSTVAAGLGLGAYRYGPRSPVVEGLFLGEQRVPDEGSPASWLARRQLDALGWEARFHHDGEVVETSLGAIGVEIDVQASLDRAGEVGHTGSLSRRVKEASLARQGQVFVPLSFWIDEPKARRFLESIAPRFVVAPVDAALDLENKRKIEDVPGRELDIDASLAEMRAAKFEDGVVVRLVTRRVPAKVTALDLANVDVTKVVSSFETSFSLFGSGAGRAVNIRNAASKIDGVVLPPGAMISFNDRVGPRTRENGFTLAPEIQGDELTDGIGGGTCQLSSTLHAAAVYGGLEVVQRKGHSRASSYTKLGLDATVSFPLVDLKLQNPYPFPILIHAYSPEPTKIRVEILGGAPVAKVEYAYGVGQSYDFVRRITVKEHFPPGKRVRRQKGVPGYDVTSTLRISYVDGRVEERRWYSGYRPSPEVFWVAPGYDEANLPPLPERAKGVEGRLEEDEIPTETASFPVSQPAPEPAPAP, encoded by the coding sequence GTGCAGAAATCCACCCTTCTCCTCGTCCTGGGCATCAGCTCCACGGTCGCCGCGGGCCTCGGGCTCGGCGCCTATCGATACGGGCCACGTTCTCCCGTCGTGGAGGGCCTGTTCCTCGGCGAGCAACGTGTGCCCGACGAGGGCTCGCCCGCCTCGTGGCTCGCGCGTCGTCAGCTCGACGCGCTCGGCTGGGAGGCGCGTTTCCATCATGACGGCGAGGTCGTCGAGACCTCGCTCGGCGCGATCGGCGTCGAGATCGACGTGCAGGCCTCGCTCGATCGGGCTGGCGAGGTCGGGCATACGGGCTCGCTCTCGCGGCGCGTGAAGGAGGCGAGCCTCGCGCGGCAGGGGCAGGTCTTCGTGCCGCTCTCGTTCTGGATCGACGAGCCGAAGGCGCGGCGCTTCCTCGAGTCGATCGCGCCGCGTTTCGTGGTCGCGCCCGTCGACGCGGCGCTCGACCTCGAGAACAAGCGCAAGATCGAGGACGTCCCTGGCCGCGAGCTCGACATCGACGCCTCGCTCGCCGAGATGCGCGCGGCGAAGTTCGAGGACGGCGTCGTGGTCCGCCTGGTCACGCGCCGCGTGCCGGCGAAGGTGACGGCGCTCGATCTCGCGAACGTCGACGTGACGAAGGTCGTCTCCTCGTTCGAGACCTCCTTCTCGCTTTTTGGCTCGGGCGCGGGGCGCGCGGTCAACATCCGCAACGCTGCGAGCAAGATCGACGGCGTCGTCTTGCCGCCCGGGGCCATGATCTCCTTCAACGACCGCGTCGGGCCTCGCACGCGGGAGAACGGTTTTACCTTGGCGCCCGAGATCCAGGGCGACGAGCTCACCGACGGCATCGGCGGCGGCACCTGCCAGCTCTCGTCGACGCTCCACGCCGCGGCCGTTTATGGCGGGCTCGAGGTCGTCCAGCGCAAGGGGCACTCGCGCGCCTCCAGCTACACGAAGCTCGGCCTCGACGCGACCGTGAGCTTCCCTCTCGTCGACCTCAAGCTGCAGAACCCGTATCCGTTCCCCATCCTGATCCACGCGTATTCGCCCGAACCCACGAAGATCCGCGTCGAGATCCTCGGCGGCGCGCCGGTCGCGAAGGTCGAGTACGCCTACGGCGTCGGGCAGTCGTACGATTTCGTCCGACGGATCACGGTGAAAGAACATTTCCCGCCCGGGAAACGCGTGCGGCGTCAGAAGGGCGTGCCCGGGTACGACGTCACCTCGACGCTCCGCATTTCGTATGTCGACGGCCGCGTCGAGGAGCGGCGCTGGTACAGCGGTTATCGCCCCTCGCCCGAGGTCTTCTGGGTCGCGCCCGGGTACGACGAGGCGAACCTGCCGCCTTTGCCCGAGCGCGCGAAGGGCGTCGAGGGGCGGCTCGAAGAGGACGAGATTCCTACGGAGACGGCGTCATTTCCTGTGTCGCAGCCGGCGCCGGAGCCGGCACCGGCTCCGTGA
- a CDS encoding formylglycine-generating enzyme family protein — translation MQLTTLLALLFAAPEPAPAAPVAPPPAVCPAGTRLVEGTHYEHVQRLCTTWRRGHCYSFLPGMLALEPVATPVRVCMDEHEWPNREGKRPEVMMRFVEAEKKCASVGKRLCSEFEWELACEGPETLPWPYGHTFDADACNASKEFIPYSEAKLNHEEKRVREVETWRLYQGETSGSRPRCASSFGVKDLVGNVEEWVLTSRKAWRYRSSLKGGFWAKPWAHCRGTNDSHGPMFRYYEIGFRCCKDPEETVTEPVPAPAPAATQEMTPSP, via the coding sequence GTGCAGCTCACAACGCTCCTCGCCCTGCTCTTCGCCGCGCCCGAGCCCGCGCCCGCCGCGCCCGTGGCCCCGCCGCCCGCCGTTTGTCCCGCGGGCACGAGGCTCGTGGAGGGGACGCATTACGAACACGTGCAGCGCCTCTGCACCACCTGGCGAAGGGGGCATTGTTATTCGTTCCTCCCCGGAATGCTGGCGCTCGAGCCCGTCGCCACGCCGGTGCGCGTGTGCATGGACGAGCACGAGTGGCCGAACCGCGAGGGCAAGCGGCCCGAGGTGATGATGCGGTTCGTCGAGGCCGAGAAGAAATGCGCCTCGGTGGGCAAGCGCCTCTGCAGCGAATTCGAATGGGAGCTCGCCTGCGAGGGCCCCGAGACCCTGCCCTGGCCCTACGGACACACGTTCGACGCGGACGCGTGCAACGCGTCGAAGGAGTTCATCCCCTACAGCGAGGCGAAGCTGAACCACGAGGAGAAACGCGTGCGCGAGGTCGAGACGTGGCGCCTCTACCAGGGCGAGACGAGCGGATCACGGCCGCGCTGCGCGTCGAGCTTCGGCGTGAAGGACCTCGTGGGCAACGTGGAGGAGTGGGTGTTGACCTCACGCAAGGCCTGGCGATACCGCTCGTCGCTGAAGGGGGGATTCTGGGCCAAACCCTGGGCCCATTGCCGCGGGACGAACGACTCACACGGGCCGATGTTCCGCTATTACGAGATCGGGTTCCGCTGCTGCAAGGACCCGGAGGAGACCGTCACGGAGCCGGTGCCGGCTCCGGCGCCGGCTGCGACACAGGAAATGACGCCGTCTCCGTAG
- a CDS encoding PqqD family peptide modification chaperone, with protein MTEPRLPRPNPQVLFTELDDGTGVLLHLDTKFYFTLNPSAVIVWKSLAEPTSGPSAIAERITKLFRVDHETAARDVDNVLGEMLEDGLVLPA; from the coding sequence GTGACCGAGCCGCGCCTGCCCAGGCCGAATCCCCAGGTGCTCTTCACCGAGCTCGACGACGGCACGGGCGTGCTCTTGCACCTCGACACGAAGTTCTATTTCACGCTGAACCCATCTGCCGTGATCGTCTGGAAGTCCCTCGCCGAGCCCACCTCTGGCCCGAGCGCCATCGCCGAGCGGATCACCAAGCTCTTCCGCGTCGATCACGAGACCGCGGCGCGCGACGTCGACAACGTGCTCGGCGAGATGCTCGAAGACGGCCTCGTCCTGCCCGCCTGA
- a CDS encoding lasso peptide biosynthesis B2 protein, giving the protein MPAPLGKRLRLAASALALRLSLPARARRSSLPALLDALSRGTIEPAPLDVIDEALARADALTHHLPFVPDTCFYRSLARFSLLRRAGHAARFVMGLSRPGEIEGHAWVELDGAPYGEELDPDLVVTYAYPCTTPKEPTA; this is encoded by the coding sequence ATGCCCGCGCCCCTCGGAAAGCGCCTGCGCCTCGCCGCGAGCGCGCTCGCCTTGCGCTTGTCGTTACCCGCGCGGGCCCGGCGATCGAGCCTGCCCGCGCTGCTCGACGCCCTCTCGCGAGGCACGATCGAGCCCGCGCCGCTCGACGTGATCGACGAGGCGCTCGCGCGGGCGGACGCGCTCACCCATCACTTGCCGTTCGTGCCCGACACCTGCTTCTACCGCTCGCTCGCGCGTTTCTCGCTCCTGCGCCGCGCCGGGCACGCGGCTCGTTTCGTGATGGGCCTGTCGCGCCCGGGCGAGATCGAGGGGCACGCGTGGGTCGAGCTCGACGGCGCGCCGTACGGCGAAGAGCTGGATCCGGACCTCGTCGTGACGTACGCCTACCCCTGTACAACCCCCAAGGAGCCCACCGCGTGA
- a CDS encoding radical SAM protein, with translation MAVTWIAFHLTDRCQLDCQHCLRDPGQKPKDLSLATIRKVLGEARRLYSTKQVALTGGEPTLHPELEGVLDAIVEHDFTWHVVTNGRRFEQLLGLVHDDPARRARLTAVNLSLDGADEATHDTIRGKGSFRDVMKAVTLCAAHGIPFVLQMVLNARNVHQIEAFGLMAAELGATRASFSMLQATGTHHDEALALPPRAWQNAQHRVERLAAVLTLPVTMPEGFYREQPFHVCEPMKSELLHVDVEGRLNLCCQHAGVPSEGPARDVAADLTTTSLLEAHRRLLGIIHETQAAKLAAMAEGSLGTWDHFPCNWCMKHFDKPHWTDEGARGPEAQRERWRGAWAKKVVLPVVR, from the coding sequence ATGGCCGTCACGTGGATCGCCTTTCACCTCACGGACCGCTGCCAGCTCGACTGCCAGCATTGCCTGCGTGATCCCGGCCAGAAGCCGAAGGACCTCTCACTCGCGACGATCCGCAAGGTCCTCGGCGAGGCGCGGCGGCTCTACAGCACCAAGCAGGTCGCGCTCACCGGCGGCGAACCCACGCTGCACCCCGAGCTCGAGGGCGTGCTCGACGCGATCGTGGAGCACGACTTCACCTGGCACGTCGTCACGAACGGCAGGCGCTTCGAGCAGCTCCTCGGCCTCGTGCACGACGACCCGGCGCGGCGCGCGCGGCTCACCGCCGTCAACCTGAGCCTCGACGGCGCCGACGAGGCCACACACGACACGATCCGCGGCAAAGGCAGCTTCCGCGACGTCATGAAGGCCGTCACCCTCTGCGCCGCGCACGGCATCCCGTTCGTGCTCCAGATGGTGCTGAACGCGCGCAACGTGCACCAGATCGAGGCCTTCGGCCTCATGGCCGCCGAGCTCGGCGCCACGCGCGCCTCGTTCTCCATGCTGCAAGCGACGGGCACGCACCACGACGAGGCGCTCGCCCTGCCGCCACGCGCCTGGCAAAACGCCCAGCACCGCGTCGAGCGCCTCGCCGCCGTGCTCACCTTGCCGGTCACGATGCCCGAGGGCTTCTACCGCGAGCAGCCGTTCCACGTCTGCGAGCCCATGAAGAGCGAGCTGCTCCACGTCGACGTCGAGGGCCGGCTGAACCTCTGCTGCCAGCACGCAGGCGTGCCGAGCGAGGGCCCCGCGCGCGACGTCGCCGCCGACCTCACGACGACGAGCCTGCTCGAGGCGCACCGCCGCTTGCTCGGCATCATCCACGAGACGCAGGCGGCCAAGCTCGCCGCCATGGCCGAGGGCTCGCTCGGCACGTGGGACCATTTCCCCTGCAACTGGTGCATGAAGCACTTCGACAAACCCCACTGGACGGACGAGGGCGCCCGCGGCCCGGAGGCGCAGCGGGAGCGGTGGCGCGGCGCGTGGGCGAAGAAGGTCGTCTTGCCCGTCGTGCGCTGA
- a CDS encoding class I SAM-dependent methyltransferase: MPYRIPSWVRALLAADRLAHRLATAREGLRDELLLAWIPETDRAALTAALYARQRTYLPGGHRFESGLFTWEKRALDAPAFPREGRVLVGAAGAGREVVALLDRGYSVTAFDPCVDFVESARALVQNRRAKILLGSYDDLVAASEGRGGALASLAEPPSFDAVILGWGSLSHVLPASARLGLLRAVRTLAPRAVVLTSFQLRHDTEAKTETKGRLRDALRRAFTTMGAPGRSEPGDQFFPDGGFFSYLSPDEIPRAAFEAGYEVALFEEGPYPHALLAPLRA, encoded by the coding sequence GTGCCCTACCGCATCCCCTCCTGGGTCCGCGCCCTCCTCGCGGCCGATCGCCTCGCGCACCGCCTCGCCACCGCGCGGGAAGGCTTACGCGACGAGCTCCTCCTCGCCTGGATCCCCGAAACCGATCGCGCCGCCCTCACCGCCGCGCTTTACGCCCGCCAGCGCACCTACCTCCCCGGCGGACATCGCTTCGAGAGTGGCCTCTTCACCTGGGAGAAGCGCGCCCTCGACGCCCCCGCCTTTCCTCGTGAAGGCCGCGTCCTCGTCGGCGCCGCCGGCGCGGGTCGCGAGGTCGTCGCCCTGCTCGATCGTGGCTACTCCGTCACCGCCTTCGACCCCTGCGTCGACTTCGTCGAGAGCGCTCGTGCGCTCGTCCAGAATCGCCGAGCAAAGATCCTCCTCGGCTCCTACGACGACCTCGTCGCCGCCTCCGAAGGCCGCGGCGGCGCGCTCGCCTCGCTCGCCGAGCCTCCCTCCTTCGACGCCGTCATCCTCGGCTGGGGCAGCCTCTCGCACGTCCTGCCCGCCTCCGCGCGCCTCGGCCTCCTCCGCGCCGTCCGCACGCTCGCGCCACGCGCCGTCGTGCTCACGAGCTTCCAGCTCCGACACGACACCGAGGCGAAGACCGAGACCAAGGGCCGCCTGCGCGACGCGCTCCGGCGCGCCTTCACGACGATGGGCGCGCCCGGCCGCAGCGAGCCGGGGGACCAGTTCTTCCCGGATGGTGGATTCTTCTCGTATCTCTCGCCCGACGAGATCCCACGCGCCGCGTTCGAGGCCGGCTACGAGGTCGCGCTCTTCGAGGAGGGCCCCTACCCGCACGCCCTGCTCGCGCCGCTCCGGGCCTGA
- a CDS encoding AAA family ATPase yields the protein MRLTHVGPVDPLEAELDERLNVFTGDNGLGKSFLLDVAWWILTRTWAGRPAMGRRKVAVPLRRDARKGIVQMSSPSIHWSLRGRRAVEGSATIKPGASPTEWTRSKGRPPLVGLVLYARIDGGFSLWDPARNYWWDEEHERPPAYHFTREEVWDGKPLDAPGKICEGLIRDWRDWQQNSSSNEFRLLTELLEILSPEPSERMRPGGPPRVLEPDDGRRIPMLELPYGEVPLIHASAGMRRVLALAYLLVWSWEKHREASESRGIPPETRMVLLVDEVEAHLHPRWQRVIVPAILKAIEHVQRDVSVQVLMTTHSPMVLASLEPHFEEERDQLFRFAMEEGHVELHRIDWTKHGDATGWLVSEVFGLQEARSPEAEEALEQAHTFLLGEGAMPRRAREIQRKLAELLPSTDPYWAVWRFGLQRMKLKVEGS from the coding sequence ATGCGTTTGACCCACGTCGGGCCGGTAGATCCGCTGGAGGCCGAGCTCGACGAGCGGTTGAACGTCTTCACAGGTGACAACGGGCTGGGCAAGAGCTTCCTGCTCGACGTGGCGTGGTGGATCCTCACGCGAACCTGGGCAGGCAGACCCGCGATGGGACGTCGGAAGGTGGCCGTTCCCCTGCGTCGTGACGCGCGCAAGGGGATCGTGCAGATGTCTTCACCGTCGATCCATTGGAGTCTGCGCGGGCGCAGAGCCGTCGAGGGGTCTGCGACGATCAAGCCCGGGGCGTCGCCGACGGAGTGGACACGCTCCAAGGGCCGGCCGCCTCTCGTGGGCCTGGTGCTCTATGCCCGCATCGACGGCGGATTCTCGCTCTGGGATCCAGCGCGTAACTACTGGTGGGACGAGGAGCACGAGCGGCCGCCCGCGTATCACTTTACGCGGGAGGAGGTCTGGGACGGCAAGCCGCTCGATGCGCCTGGCAAGATCTGCGAGGGGCTGATCCGCGATTGGCGGGATTGGCAACAGAATTCGTCCTCCAACGAGTTCCGGCTCCTGACCGAACTGCTGGAAATTCTGTCTCCCGAACCGTCGGAGCGCATGCGCCCGGGAGGCCCTCCGCGCGTCCTCGAACCCGATGACGGGCGGCGTATCCCGATGCTCGAGCTCCCCTATGGCGAGGTGCCGCTGATCCACGCTTCGGCGGGGATGCGTCGTGTGCTCGCGCTGGCCTATCTGCTCGTATGGTCGTGGGAGAAGCACCGTGAGGCCAGCGAATCCCGCGGAATCCCACCCGAGACGCGTATGGTGCTGCTGGTGGACGAGGTGGAGGCGCACCTGCATCCACGGTGGCAGCGGGTCATCGTGCCTGCGATCCTGAAGGCCATCGAGCACGTGCAGCGCGACGTGAGCGTGCAGGTGCTGATGACCACGCATTCGCCCATGGTGCTCGCCTCCCTGGAGCCGCACTTCGAGGAGGAGCGCGATCAACTGTTCCGCTTCGCAATGGAAGAAGGACACGTGGAGCTTCATCGCATCGACTGGACGAAGCACGGTGACGCGACCGGCTGGCTCGTGAGCGAGGTCTTCGGGCTGCAAGAGGCTCGCTCTCCCGAAGCGGAGGAGGCCCTCGAGCAGGCGCACACGTTCCTGCTGGGCGAAGGCGCGATGCCTCGCCGCGCGCGCGAGATCCAGCGAAAGCTCGCGGAGCTCCTCCCGTCCACCGATCCATACTGGGCGGTATGGCGCTTCGGATTGCAGCGCATGAAGCTGAAGGTCGAGGGTTCGTGA
- a CDS encoding FAD-dependent monooxygenase, with amino-acid sequence MTGHAVVIAGGGPTGLMLAGELSLAGVDVAIVERRTSQDLVGSRAGGLHARTIEVLDQRGIADRFVSQGQLHKVVHFHIPLDISDFPTRHNYVLALWQNHIERILAGWVAELSVPMYRGREVTGFVQDDTGVDVALSDGQSLRAQWLVGCDGGRSLVRKAAGIEFPGWDPTTSWLIAEAEMADEPAWGFRNDAVGTHAIGKMEDGKRARVVLTEPRVAPAGEPTLQDVREALIAVYGTDFGIHSPTWISRFTDMTRQAATYRDRRVLLAGDAAHVHPPVGGQGLNLGVQDAVNLGWKLAQVIERRSPESLLDTYHAERHPVAARALQNTMAQMALRRTDDRTKALGDHVSELLRMEEPRKRWAAEMSGLGIHYNLGEGHPLLGRRMPDLDVLTADGPRRVFTLLHDARPVLLNFGEPGSFDVAPWADRVRRVDARYEGGWELPVIGAVAAPGAVLVRPDGYVAWVGDRMQVGLGEALTTWFGPPGAV; translated from the coding sequence ATGACCGGCCATGCGGTGGTGATCGCCGGAGGAGGTCCGACGGGGCTGATGCTGGCGGGTGAGCTCTCGCTGGCGGGCGTCGACGTCGCCATCGTCGAGCGGCGCACGAGCCAGGACCTCGTCGGCTCACGCGCGGGGGGTCTACACGCGCGCACGATCGAGGTCCTCGATCAGCGCGGAATCGCCGATCGGTTCGTCTCGCAGGGACAGTTGCACAAGGTCGTGCATTTCCACATCCCCCTGGACATCAGCGACTTTCCCACCCGGCACAACTACGTGCTCGCGTTGTGGCAGAACCATATCGAGCGCATCCTGGCCGGCTGGGTCGCCGAGCTCTCGGTGCCGATGTACCGCGGACGCGAGGTGACGGGCTTCGTGCAGGACGACACCGGCGTCGACGTCGCGCTGTCCGACGGACAATCGTTACGCGCGCAATGGCTCGTCGGCTGCGACGGCGGACGCAGCCTGGTCCGCAAGGCGGCCGGCATCGAGTTCCCCGGCTGGGATCCGACGACGAGCTGGCTCATCGCCGAGGCCGAGATGGCCGACGAGCCGGCCTGGGGCTTCCGCAACGACGCCGTGGGCACCCATGCGATCGGCAAAATGGAGGACGGGAAACGCGCGCGGGTGGTGCTGACCGAACCGCGGGTCGCCCCCGCCGGCGAACCGACCCTGCAGGACGTCCGGGAAGCATTGATCGCCGTCTACGGGACCGATTTCGGCATCCACAGCCCCACCTGGATCTCGCGATTCACCGACATGACGCGGCAGGCCGCGACCTACCGCGACAGGCGGGTTTTGCTGGCCGGGGACGCGGCGCACGTGCATCCGCCCGTGGGCGGACAGGGGCTCAACCTCGGCGTGCAGGACGCGGTGAACCTGGGGTGGAAGCTGGCGCAGGTGATCGAGCGGAGGTCGCCGGAGAGCCTGCTCGACACCTATCACGCCGAGCGGCACCCGGTCGCCGCGCGCGCGCTTCAAAACACGATGGCGCAAATGGCGCTTCGCCGCACGGACGACCGCACGAAGGCGCTGGGCGACCACGTGTCGGAGCTGCTCCGCATGGAGGAGCCTCGCAAGCGATGGGCCGCGGAGATGTCCGGCCTGGGCATTCATTACAACCTGGGCGAGGGACACCCGCTGCTCGGGCGCCGGATGCCGGATCTCGACGTGCTGACCGCCGACGGCCCGCGGCGGGTGTTCACGCTGCTGCACGATGCGCGGCCGGTGCTGCTGAACTTCGGCGAGCCCGGCAGTTTCGACGTCGCTCCGTGGGCGGATCGTGTTCGGCGGGTCGACGCGAGATACGAGGGTGGTTGGGAGCTTCCGGTGATCGGGGCGGTCGCTGCGCCTGGCGCGGTCCTGGTTCGGCCGGATGGATATGTGGCCTGGGTGGGAGACCGAATGCAGGTGGGGCTCGGGGAGGCGTTGACGACGTGGTTCGGACCGCCGGGGGCGGTGTAG
- a CDS encoding nucleotidyltransferase family protein, which translates to MTPPTPLLDLLRDPRAVMPAPTPEAHAEALLRAHVLVSISRALVSRGERVMLVKGAALALTVYPSAAARPMCDVDLLVPPRRERVVIEALAGAGLEVHEHPLRPRSRVMLGETQLVARAGQMRLLVEVHGTLDKIVPRPIDVAAIETRATPAPGLPGLSLPSVEDHALLVALHAAGHEFRHEMAWLDLELLLRAGLDRRVLVERARAFRLETVMFVMLSTLRALGAASVDAELVRAFEPGRLRRVALAPFYDVGAFQVPRTKAALGIRWVVGQTPLRDDLAAWIRGLARYAVARVEDRIGRW; encoded by the coding sequence ATGACGCCGCCGACGCCGCTCCTCGACCTGCTCCGCGATCCACGCGCCGTGATGCCCGCGCCGACGCCCGAGGCGCACGCCGAGGCGCTCCTCCGCGCGCACGTGCTCGTGTCGATCTCGCGCGCGCTCGTCTCGCGAGGCGAGCGCGTGATGCTGGTGAAGGGCGCGGCGCTCGCGCTGACGGTCTACCCTTCGGCTGCCGCGCGGCCGATGTGCGACGTCGATCTGCTCGTGCCACCGCGGCGGGAGCGGGTGGTGATCGAGGCGCTCGCGGGCGCGGGGCTCGAGGTGCACGAGCATCCTTTGCGCCCCAGGAGTCGCGTGATGCTCGGCGAGACGCAGCTCGTCGCGCGCGCCGGGCAGATGCGGCTGCTCGTGGAGGTGCACGGCACGCTCGACAAGATCGTGCCGCGGCCGATCGACGTGGCGGCGATCGAAACACGCGCGACGCCTGCGCCGGGGCTCCCGGGGCTCTCCTTGCCGTCGGTGGAGGATCATGCGCTGCTCGTGGCGCTACACGCGGCGGGCCACGAGTTCCGGCATGAAATGGCGTGGCTCGACCTGGAGCTCCTGCTGCGAGCGGGGCTCGACCGGCGGGTGCTCGTGGAGAGGGCGCGCGCGTTCCGGCTCGAAACGGTGATGTTCGTGATGCTCTCGACGCTGCGCGCGCTCGGGGCCGCGAGCGTGGATGCGGAGCTCGTGCGCGCGTTCGAGCCGGGGAGGCTGCGGCGCGTGGCGCTCGCGCCGTTCTACGACGTGGGAGCATTTCAAGTGCCGCGCACGAAGGCGGCGCTCGGGATCCGGTGGGTCGTCGGTCAGACGCCGCTGCGGGACGACCTCGCGGCCTGGATACGAGGGCTCGCGCGGTATGCGGTGGCGCGGGTGGAGGATCGGATCGGGAGGTGGTGA
- a CDS encoding ATP-binding cassette domain-containing protein, which yields MLLRGAGPSLVLVAAAACAQRVALPLAALWLGDRGPRDALVLLAAAAALSFVRARAADALAREVRLRLVDLFVAPLERGAVVGMPPPAITSARLSTALPVLVSWAVEGVAILLAGLVAVPAVTALLVSALGASALAPLACAALAGGLVTMLGASRVEAAWSLVFDRSRLLLARASAGFSGAAELVAHGRARAFVDELRAEVAAWSSAELRARATSAVAGWGALLATVAAALGAAELLGATAFQAGEGRDVHRSLLLVLAAIPTLQMTIAGLGNFVHARGELVSLGDMLARGAADGPAARADAEGHALDPRAEIRVEDVAYTYPPRDDAAGAERTRALRGVSLVLPKGESLAVLGPNGAGKTTLLYLLLGLVRPDEGRVLVGGEAPERRAWFGDRVAFVSQEPFEPPDATIAAFLRAFDADAPDARLASALDEVGLWASLRARAGSDVAALALRLGSLSRGQARRVMLARALVREADLVVLDEPEAHLDATSVAELAALLRRLAERRRVIAAIHDPAVLGFEKHVLRLSA from the coding sequence GTGCTGCTCCGCGGGGCCGGGCCGAGCCTCGTGCTCGTCGCGGCCGCCGCGTGCGCGCAACGCGTGGCCCTGCCGCTCGCGGCCCTCTGGCTCGGCGACCGCGGCCCCCGCGACGCCCTCGTCCTGCTCGCGGCCGCCGCCGCGTTGAGCTTCGTCCGCGCGCGGGCCGCCGACGCCCTCGCCCGCGAGGTGCGCCTGCGCCTCGTCGACCTCTTCGTCGCGCCCCTCGAGCGCGGCGCGGTCGTCGGGATGCCGCCGCCGGCGATCACCTCCGCGCGCCTCTCCACGGCGCTGCCGGTGCTCGTGAGCTGGGCCGTCGAGGGCGTGGCCATCCTGCTCGCCGGCCTCGTCGCCGTGCCTGCCGTGACCGCGCTGCTCGTCTCCGCGCTCGGGGCCTCGGCGCTCGCGCCGCTCGCCTGCGCGGCCCTCGCGGGCGGGCTCGTCACGATGCTCGGCGCGTCACGCGTGGAGGCGGCTTGGTCGCTCGTCTTCGATCGATCACGCCTCCTGCTCGCGCGGGCCTCGGCGGGCTTCTCCGGCGCGGCCGAGCTCGTCGCGCATGGTCGCGCGCGGGCCTTCGTGGACGAGCTCCGCGCCGAGGTCGCCGCGTGGTCCTCGGCCGAGCTCCGCGCCCGCGCCACGAGCGCCGTCGCGGGCTGGGGCGCGCTGCTCGCGACGGTCGCCGCGGCCCTCGGCGCGGCCGAGCTGCTCGGCGCGACGGCGTTTCAGGCGGGCGAGGGGCGCGACGTGCACCGCTCGCTGCTGCTCGTGCTGGCGGCGATCCCCACGCTCCAGATGACGATCGCGGGCCTCGGCAATTTCGTCCACGCGCGCGGGGAGCTCGTATCGCTCGGCGACATGCTCGCGAGGGGCGCGGCGGACGGGCCTGCCGCGAGGGCAGACGCCGAGGGACACGCGCTCGATCCACGCGCCGAGATCCGCGTCGAGGACGTCGCCTACACCTATCCTCCGCGGGACGACGCGGCCGGGGCGGAGCGCACCCGCGCGCTCCGTGGCGTCTCGCTCGTGCTGCCGAAGGGCGAGAGCCTCGCCGTGCTTGGCCCGAACGGCGCGGGCAAGACGACGCTGCTCTACCTCCTGCTCGGGCTCGTTCGTCCGGACGAGGGGCGTGTCCTCGTCGGCGGCGAGGCGCCGGAGCGCCGCGCTTGGTTCGGCGATCGCGTCGCGTTCGTCTCGCAGGAGCCCTTCGAGCCACCCGACGCGACGATCGCCGCCTTCCTCCGCGCCTTCGACGCGGACGCGCCCGACGCTCGCCTCGCCTCTGCGCTCGACGAGGTCGGGCTCTGGGCCTCGCTCCGCGCCCGCGCCGGCTCCGACGTGGCGGCGCTCGCCTTGCGCCTCGGCTCGCTCTCGCGTGGGCAAGCGCGTCGGGTGATGCTCGCGCGGGCGCTCGTGCGCGAGGCCGACCTCGTCGTCCTCGACGAGCCCGAAGCGCACCTCGACGCCACGAGCGTCGCCGAGCTCGCCGCCCTGCTCCGCCGCCTCGCCGAGCGTCGCCGCGTCATCGCCGCGATCCACGATCCCGCCGTGCTCGGCTTCGAGAAACACGTGCTCCGCCTCTCCGCATGA